The following proteins come from a genomic window of Trueperaceae bacterium:
- a CDS encoding tripartite tricarboxylate transporter TctB family protein, which translates to MTSRQDFYTALVLIVFSGAVVFESLRMPVFEQRGGTMLTAPGLVPGALGIILALCGLILLVRSLLARKPHESRNLEAESVEEGTPAAWSRLITMAVLSIGYAGGLVGWLPFWMATFIFVSLSVAIFEWNPRNPPGKRYRLLGFALVEGLLAGLAVSYIFEQIFLVRLP; encoded by the coding sequence GTGACCTCTAGACAGGACTTCTACACCGCCCTCGTCCTCATCGTCTTCAGTGGCGCCGTGGTGTTCGAATCGCTGCGGATGCCGGTGTTCGAACAACGCGGAGGAACCATGCTGACGGCTCCCGGCCTCGTGCCGGGAGCTCTCGGCATCATCCTCGCGCTGTGTGGCTTGATCCTGCTCGTGCGCTCACTGCTCGCTCGGAAGCCGCACGAGTCGAGGAACCTCGAAGCCGAAAGCGTCGAGGAAGGAACACCGGCCGCCTGGTCCAGGCTCATCACGATGGCTGTCCTCAGCATCGGGTACGCCGGCGGACTGGTGGGCTGGCTGCCCTTCTGGATGGCGACCTTTATATTCGTGAGCCTCTCCGTGGCGATATTCGAGTGGAACCCGCGGAATCCGCCTGGCAAGCGCTACCGTCTTCTGGGCTTCGCCCTCGTCGAGGGTCTGCTGGCAGGCCTCGCGGTGAGCTACATATTCGAACAGATCTTCCTGGTCCGGCTGCCTTAG
- a CDS encoding tripartite tricarboxylate transporter substrate binding protein, with product MKRLLLSITALLLTTVMAVAMAQGEYPWQPTQPITIIVPWAAGGSTDQMTRIVAGEIEDELGVSVVVVNQPGASGSIGTANALNAPKDGYTWAAGAIRDVGTYPVLGMLDTSAADWHLYFAVANTGVVGANPRTPYEDFGDLLEAMRENPGEISVATAGLSSAGHTVMEQIAQAADLEYRHVPYDGGNPAVIATVAGETDITTQLAVEQAEMIRGKRIRPLAAYSDQPLVIEGYGEIPPITNWLPDMQIPMNYFGIWAPKGIPDEVVETMNMVWENRIQDSEALRNYAQSRGALFTPIYGEEAYQDSLSSIAHQAWTLYDGGKAVIEPSEVGIPRPE from the coding sequence GTGAAGCGACTCCTGCTCAGCATCACCGCGCTCCTGCTGACCACGGTCATGGCAGTGGCCATGGCCCAGGGCGAGTACCCCTGGCAACCCACCCAACCGATCACCATCATCGTCCCGTGGGCGGCCGGTGGTTCCACCGATCAGATGACCCGCATCGTCGCCGGCGAGATCGAGGATGAACTCGGCGTCAGCGTTGTCGTCGTCAATCAGCCGGGGGCTTCCGGTTCGATAGGCACGGCCAACGCCCTCAACGCGCCCAAGGACGGCTACACCTGGGCCGCCGGCGCCATCCGTGACGTGGGCACCTATCCGGTCCTGGGCATGCTCGATACCTCGGCCGCCGACTGGCACCTCTACTTCGCCGTCGCCAACACCGGCGTGGTGGGCGCCAACCCCCGCACCCCATACGAGGACTTCGGCGACCTGCTCGAAGCGATGCGCGAGAACCCCGGCGAGATCTCCGTCGCGACGGCCGGTCTCTCCTCGGCCGGTCACACCGTGATGGAGCAGATCGCCCAGGCGGCGGACCTCGAGTACCGCCACGTGCCCTACGACGGCGGCAACCCGGCGGTCATCGCCACCGTCGCCGGTGAGACCGACATCACCACCCAGCTCGCCGTGGAGCAAGCCGAGATGATCCGCGGGAAGCGCATCCGGCCTCTGGCCGCTTACAGCGATCAGCCGCTGGTCATCGAAGGCTACGGCGAGATACCGCCCATCACCAACTGGCTGCCCGACATGCAGATCCCCATGAACTACTTCGGGATCTGGGCGCCCAAGGGCATACCCGACGAAGTGGTCGAAACCATGAACATGGTCTGGGAGAACCGCATCCAGGACAGCGAAGCGCTCCGCAACTATGCGCAGTCGCGCGGCGCGCTGTTCACCCCGATCTACGGCGAGGAGGCCTACCAGGACTCGCTCTCCAGCATCGCTCACCAGGCGTGGACGCTCTACGACGGCGGCAAGGCAGTAATCGAGCCGAGCGAAGTGGGTATCCCGCGGCCCGAGTGA